GGATTGACATAGATCAATCCCATCTGAACGGCACCGAGTGGATTCTCCAATTCTCTATCGCCTTCATAGCGCTTGTCTCCGAGCCATTCGGTCTCAGGTCCCCAGTAGATATCTTCTTCGGGTTCCCATACGTCCTTCCTACCTCCGGCAAAACCATAGGTATTGAATCCCATGGATTCTAGAGCGCAGTTTCCTGCGAGGATCATCAGGTCGGCCCATGAGAGGGCTTTTCCGTATTTCTTCTTTACAGGCCATAGCAAGAGTCTGGCTTTGTCCAGATTACCATTATCCGGCCAGCTGTTCAATGGAGCGAAACGCTGTGTTCCGCTGCCTCCACCACCTCGGCCATCAGCTACCCTGTAGGTACCAGCACTATGCCAGGCCATACGGATGAAGAATGGACCATAATGGCCATAGTCGGCCGGCCACCAGTCTTGCGAATCGGTCATGAGATCGTACAGATCCTGTTTGACGGCTTGCAGATCCAGTTTCTTGAATTCCTTGGCATAATCGAAGTCTTCTCCCATGGGATCGGAAAGCTCCGAATGCTGACGTAGAATATTCAGGT
This portion of the Flavobacteriales bacterium genome encodes:
- a CDS encoding catalase-peroxidase (has catalase and peroxidase activities): MSDTKDHTAAEDKAKVYSMNEGNSAKCPFMHGALKEAAGGGTRNRDWWPNSLNLNILRQHSELSDPMGEDFDYAKEFKKLDLQAVKQDLYDLMTDSQDWWPADYGHYGPFFIRMAWHSAGTYRVADGRGGGGSGTQRFAPLNSWPDNGNLDKARLLLWPVKKKYGKALSWADLMILAGNCALESMGFNTYGFAGGRKDVWEPEEDIYWGPETEWLGDKRYEGDRELENPLGAVQMGLIYVNP